One genomic segment of Saccharomyces kudriavzevii IFO 1802 strain IFO1802 genome assembly, chromosome: 8 includes these proteins:
- the DED81 gene encoding asparagine--tRNA ligase DED81 (similar to Saccharomyces cerevisiae DED81 (YHR019C); ancestral locus Anc_1.353), translating to MSSLYIKEATGVDELTTAGSQDQPFKSPAYALFASQQKSDTTEPKLFVFKTEDNEFQEISASALKKARKGCDGLKKKAVKQKEQELKKQQKEAENAAKQLSALKITIKKDESLPAANKTRIYDSYAKIGQRVKISGWIHRLRSNKKVVFIVLRDGSGFVQCVLSGDLALAQQTLDLTLESTVNLYGTVAKLPEGKTAPGGVELDVDYYEIVGLAPGGEDSFTNQIAEGSDPSLLLDQRHLALRGDALSAVMKVRAALLKSVRRVYDEEHLTEVTPPCMVQTQVEGGSTLFKMDYYGEEAFLTQSSQLYLETCLASLGDVYTIQESFRAEKSHTRRHLSEYTHIEAELAFLTFEDLLQHIETLIVKSVEYVLEDPIAGPLVKQLNPGFKAPKSPFMRLQYKDAITWLNEHGIKNEEGEDFTFGDDIAEAAERKMTDAIGVPIFLTRFPVEIKSFYMKRCSDDPRVTESVDVLMPNVGEITGGSMRIDDVDELMAGFKREGIDTDAYYWFIDQRRYGTCPHGGYGIGTERILAWLCDRFTVRDCSLYPRFSGRCKP from the coding sequence atgtCGTCTTTGTACATTAAGGAGGCTACTGGTGTGGACGAATTGACTACTGCCGGTTCTCAAGACCAACCATTTAAATCCCCGGCATATGCTTTGTTTGCATCCCAACAGAAGAGCGATACCACCGAACCTAAGCTGTTCGTGTTCAAGACCGAAGACAATGAGTTTCAAGAGATCAGTGCCTCTGCCTTGAAGAAGGCTCGTAAGGGCTGTGAtggtttgaagaaaaaggctgTCAAGCAAAAGGAACAGGAGCTGaagaaacaacaaaagGAGGCAGAAAATGCTGCCAAGCAACTGTCTGCTCTGAAGATCACCATCAAGAAGGACGAGTCACTACCGGCTGCGAACAAGACCAGAATCTACGACTCGTACGCCAAGATCGGCCAAAGAGTCAAGATTTCCGGTTGGATTCATAGACTTCGCTCCAATAAGAAAGTTGTTTTTATCGTTCTAAGAGATGGATCTGGTTTCGTCCAATGTGTCTTGTCCGGTGATCTGGCTCTGGCTCAACAAACTTTGGACTTGACTTTAGAATCCACTGTTAATCTATACGGTACCGTGGCTAAATTGCCGGAAGGTAAAACCGCTCCAGGTGGCGTCGAATTGGACGTTGACTACTACGAGATTGTAGGCTTGGCCCCCGGTGGTGAGGACTCTTTCACCAACCAAATCGCAGAGGGCTCGGACCCCTCTTTGTTGTTGGACCAACGTCATCTAGCCCTGAGAGGAGATGCCTTGTCTGCAGTAATGAAAGTTCGTGCCGCTCTGTTGAAGAGTGTTAGACGTGTCTACGACGAAGAACATTTGACCGAGGTTACTCCACCATGCATGGTGCAAACTCAAGTCGAAGGTGGCTCCACTTTGTTCAAGATGGACTATTACGGCGAAGAAGCTTTCCTGACCCAAAGTTCTCAATTATACTTGGAAACCTGTTTGGCTTCCCTGGGTGACGTTTACACTATCCAAGAATCCTTTAGAGCTGAAAAGTCGCATACAAGGAGACATTTGTCCgaatatacacatattgAGGCGGAATTGGCCTTCTTGACTTTTGAGGACCTACTGCAACACATCGAAACTTTGATTGTCAAATCCGTCGAATACGTTTTGGAGGATCCAATCGCTGGCCCACTCGTAAAACAGTTGAACCCCGGCTTCAAAGCTCCAAAGTCTCCATTCATGAGATTGCAGTACAAGGACGCCATTACCTGGTTGAATGAACACGGCATTAAGAATGAAGAGGGCGAAGATTTCACATTTGGTGACGATATCGCAGAGGCTGCTGAGAGAAAGATGACCGATGCCATCGGCGTTCCAATCTTTTTGACCAGATTCCCAGTCGAAATCAAGTCTTTCTACATGAAGCGTTGCTCCGACGACCCACGTGTCACTGAATCTGTCGACGTTCTGATGCCAAATGTCGGTGAAATCACCGGTGGTTCCATGAGAATCGACGACGTTGACGAGCTAATGGCAGGTTTCAAACGTGAGGGCATTGATACAGACGCCTACTACTGGTTTATTGACCAGAGAAGATACGGTACTTGTCCACACGGTGGTTATGGTATCGGTACCGAACGTATCTTGGCCTGGTTATGTGATAGATTTACTGTCAGAGACTGTTCCCTGTACCCACGTTTCAGCGGTAGATGCAAGCCATAA
- the SKDI08G0620 gene encoding proline--tRNA ligase (similar to Saccharomyces cerevisiae YHR020W; ancestral locus Anc_1.352): MPVSEAFTKLCVTEMPAAESAVAVKSLVFKPKTPKSATAVPIVVVALQSTTTPSALVANATSTKDPRLARDDLVKQAFQSESARNFILGDLANATSDFHLLIDHELGTIDGDTILQLNATTFMKKSDMIKFLGEFEKFQKVVDFTEEVSKDAATEGKKQQKKQQPSKAAAAAAAAAAAALEDAKLIGITVDKALDFPGWYQQILTKGEMLDYYDVSGCYILRPPSYSIWESIQKWFDDKIKAIGVQNAYFPMFVSSRVLEKEKDHVEGFAPEVAWVTRAGSSELEEPIAIRPTSETVMYPYYAKWIQSYRDLPLKLNQWNSVVRWEFKHPQPFLRTREFLWQEGHTAHLTAKDAEEEVLQILDFYAGVYEELLAVPVIKGRKTEKEKFAGGDFTTTCEGYIPQTGRGIQGATSHHLGQNFSKMFNLSVENPLGSDHPKIFAYQNSWGLSTRAIGVMVMIHSDNKGLVVPPRVSQFQSAVIPVGITKKTSDEQRKHIHETARSVESRLKKVGIRAFGDYNDNYTPGWKFSQYELKGIPIRIELGPKDIEKNQVVVVRRNDSKKYIVSFDELELRVPEILEEMQGDLFKKAKELFDTHRVIVNEWKGFVPALNKKNVILAPWCGIMECEEDIKESSAKRDDGEEFEEDDKAPSMGAKSLCIPFDQPVLNEGQKCIRCERTAINYCMFGRSY, encoded by the coding sequence ATGCCTGTTTCCGAAGCCTTTACCAAATTGTGCGTGACTGAAATGCCTGCTGCTGAATCTGCCGTTGCAGTAAAGTCTTTAGTCTTCAAGCCGAAGACTCCAAAGTCTGCGACCGCCGTTCCTATCGTTGTGGTGGCTTTGCAATCTACTACGACCCCTTCTGCGCTGGTTGCTAATGCTACTTCTACCAAAGATCCAAGATTGGCTCGCGATGACCTCGTCAAGCAGGCGTTCCAGTCTGAGTCTGCCAGAAATTTCATCCTAGGGGACTTGGCCAACGCCACATCTGATTTTCACTTGTTAATTGACCACGAGTTAGGTACCATAGACGGTGATACCATCTTGCAGCTAAATGCCACTACTTTTATGAAAAAGTCTGATATGATAAAGTTTCTAGGAGAGTTCGAAAAGTTCCAAAAGGTGGTTGACTTCACTGAGGAAGTGTCCAAGGATGCCGCCACTGAAGGCAAGAAACAACagaaaaagcaacaacCTTCCAAGGCAGCTGCGGCCGCAGCCGCAGCCGCAGCCGCAGCCCTGGAAGACGCCAAACTGATCGGTATCACCGTGGACAAGGCCCTGGACTTCCCAGGCTGGTACCAACAAATCTTGACCAAGGGTGAAATGCTGGACTACTACGATGTTTCCGGCTGCTACATCCTGAGACCCCCCTCTTATTCTATCTGGGAAAGCATTCAGAAGTGGTTCGACGATAAGATCAAGGCCATTGGTGTACAGAACGCTTACTTCCCAATGTTTGTCTCGTCCCGTGTGttggaaaaggaaaaggacCATGTGGAAGGGTTTGCTCCAGAAGTTGCTTGGGTTACCAGAGCAGGTTCCTCCGAGTTGGAAGAACCAATCGCTATCAGACCAACTTCCGAAACCGTCATGTACCCTTACTATGCGAAATGGATTCAGTCTTACAGAGACTTACCCTTAAAGTTGAATCAATGGAATTCCGTCGTTAGATGGGAGTTCAAGCATCCTCAACCCTTTTTGAGAACCAGAGAATTCCTGTGGCAAGAAGGTCATACCGCTCATTTGACTGCCAAGGATgccgaagaagaagttttgCAAATCTTGGACTTCTACGCCGGCGTTTACGAAGAATTATTAGCTGTCCCAGTGATTAAGGGTAGAAAGAccgaaaaggaaaaattcgCCGGCGGTGACTTCACCACCACTTGTGAAGGTTATATTCCACAAACTGGCCGTGGTATTCAAGGCGCTACCTCTCACCACTTGGGTCAAAACTTCTCCAAAATGTTCAATTTGTCTGTGGAAAATCCATTAGGCTCCGATCACCCTAAGATCTTTGCTTACCAAAATTCTTGGGGTTTATCCACCCGTGCCATTGGTGTCATGGTCATGATCCATTCCGACAATAAAGGTCTGGTTGTCCCTCCAAGAGTGTCGCAATTCCAATCTGCTGTTATTCCAGTGGGTATCACAAAGAAGACTTCCGACGAACAACGCAAACACATTCATGAAACCGCTAGGAGCGTGGAATCTCGTTTGAAAAAGGTCGGCATCAGGGCCTTTGGTGACTATAACGACAACTACACCCCAGGTTGGAAATTCTCTCAGTACGAACTAAAGGGTATTCCAATTCGTATCGAACTGGGTCCTAAGGATATCGAAAAAAACCAAGTTGTTGTTGTCCGTAGAAATGACTCCAAGAAATACATTGTTTCCtttgatgaattggaaCTCCGTGTTCCAGAAATCTTGGAAGAAATGCAAGGCGACCTGTTTAAAAAAGCTAAGGAACTATTCGATACACATAGGGTTATTGTTAACGAATGGAAGGGTTTTGTTCCAGCTCtaaataagaaaaacgTTATCTTGGCGCCATGGTGCGGAATTATGGAATGTGAAGAAGACATCAAAGAATCTTCTGCCAAGAGAGACGACggtgaagaatttgaagaagatgacaaggCTCCAAGCATGGGTGCCAAATCTTTGTGTATCCCATTCGACCAACCTGTATTGAATGAAGGTCAAAAATGTATCAGATGTGAACGTACCGCTATTAACTACTGTATGTTTGGTCGTTCTTATTAG
- the RPS27B gene encoding 40S ribosomal protein eS27 (similar to Saccharomyces cerevisiae RPS27B (YHR021C) and RPS27A (YKL156W); ancestral locus Anc_5.265), whose translation MVLVQDLLHPTAASEARKHKLKTLVQGPRSYFLDVKCPGCLNITTVFSHAQTAVTCESCSTVLCTPTGGKAKLSEGTSFRRK comes from the exons ATG GTTTTAGTTCAAGATTTGTTGCACCCAACTGCTGCTTCTGAAGCCAGAAAGCACAAGTTAAAGACTTTGGTTCAAGGTCCAAGATCCTACTTCTTGGATGTTAAATGTCCAGGTTGTTTGAACATCACCACCGTTTTTTCTCATGCTCAAACTGCTGTCACCTGTGAATCATGCTCTACCGTCTTATGTACTCCAACCGGTGGTAAGGCCAAATTATCTGAAGGTACTTCTTTCAGAAGAAAGTAA
- the SKDI08G0640 gene encoding uncharacterized protein (similar to Saccharomyces cerevisiae YHR022C; ancestral locus Anc_5.266) — protein MTTRLLYGADSPPILRCFDLKTSKITVMGDDDSGKTSLVRNWLNSTFQNSDPNHYRVSDIYHKTVQFNYFKEFYHTFVTAKAQLSNDVYHAVENPNTVGSYADILEKYMIDANICNNKSVVGRRTKINVQISDTNQMDISCYSDLTTVQIKQSDAIILCFDSTNESSFASLEYYICTIHQVSLESKLNIPIIIACTKCDLVSERTIYYDRILAFLQDLNFSPDSLDYFETSSKLDINVEELFFAALLKIEKSKNDCRKLLQGFINGMYPANNSPSLIKNGKAREIETQEASCISIKSQLITSSLEESKDSKRLITKKSGHTSMKMSPAKSLTRGSSNGSPSSDERKKLKKCIMACCVM, from the coding sequence ATGACTACACGCTTATTATATGGCGCAGACTCGCCACCAATTCTAAGATGCTTCGATTTAAAAACTTCGAAAATTACCGTAATGGGAGATGATGATTCAGGAAAGACATCCTTGGTCCGCAATTGGCTAAATAgtacttttcaaaattcagATCCTAACCATTATAGAGTATCGGATATTTACCATAAGACGGTTCAATTCAATTATTTTAAGGAATTCTATCACACCTTTGTAACGGCCAAAGCGCAACTCTCCAACGATGTGTATCATGCGGTTGAAAATCCAAATACAGTTGGAAGTTATGCCGATATATTAGAAAAATACATGATTGACGCTAATATTTGCAACAATAAATCGGTTGTCGGAAGACGCACTAAGATCAACGTTCAAATTTCTGATACTAATCAGATGGATATCTCATGTTATTCAGATTTAACCACTGTGCAAATCAAGCAGTCAGATGCAATTATATTGTGTTTTGATTCCACTAACGAGAGTTCATTTGCCAGTTTAGAGTATTACATATGTACTATTCACCAAGTAAGCTTGGAATCCAAATTGAATATTCCAATTATTATAGCGTGCACGAAATGTGATTTGGTCTCTGAAAGGACCATTTATTACGACAGAATTTTAGCATTCCTGCAAGACCTAAATTTTTCGCCCGATAGCTTGGATTATTTTGAAACATCATCCAAGCTTGATATAAATGTTGAGGAGTTGTTCTTCGCAGCATTGTtgaagattgaaaaatctaaaaatgATTGCAGGAAACTCCTGCAGGGATTCATAAATGGTATGTATCCGGCCAATAATTCACCTTCTTTGATTAAAAACGGGAAAGCTCGTGAAATCGAAACCCAAGAAGCCAGTTGTATAAGCATCAAAAGCCAATTGATAACGTCTTCTTTAGAAGAATCGAAAGATTCCAAGAGGCTaattacaaaaaagagTGGGCACACGTCTATGAAGATGTCCCCGGCGAAAAGCCTTACAAGAGGATCGTCAAATGGAAGTCCATCCAGCGatgaaaggaaaaaattgaagaaatgcaTCATGGCATGCTGTGTAATGTAA